One window from the genome of Xiphophorus hellerii strain 12219 chromosome 16, Xiphophorus_hellerii-4.1, whole genome shotgun sequence encodes:
- the proza gene encoding protein Z, vitamin K-dependent plasma glycoprotein a: MHSSTTYSAVLCLLAGAVTAIQTPQTVFLEKQQATSLISRQKRNAGASTLEQACMERVCTYEEARKYFQDSYRTDIFWSVYIDGDQCAENPCMNGAMCSDSVGGYDCVCKSGFTGVHCEKDETLCTLEKDKGCSQFCKPGYTSYECSCARGWRVKDKVKCEAAVRYPCGQVNNLSQWKNRQSSLSTNNFDGLPCTPSECPWQALLKSSESDGFCSGVILKENLVLTSAQCANKYSSFQVAVGKRSTNFEDGEQTLYVKLTHVHPRYMSDRPENDLAVIELRDRITFKSDVVAACLPEKDFAESILMSGDLPAVVTGWKESTQMSNFQGRLTINQLVYNKLPQCVETYPNLMTNKMGCTAARANADCNMSSGSPLLTMYRDVLFLTGVVSQPEGADCTKGYIFQKVSRHLSWLQKLMGSR, translated from the exons ATGCATTCTTCCACTACATACTCTGCTGTGCTCTGTCTCCTTGCTGGGGCAGTGACAGCCATTCAGACCCCCCAGACAG TATTTCTGGAGAAGCAGCAGGCCACCTCGCTGATCTCCCGTCAGAAGAGAAATGCTGGAGCGTCCACCTTGGAGCAGGCTTGCATGGAGAGGGTGTGCACTTATGAGGAAGCCAGGAAGTATTTCCAGGACTCGTATCGCACG GACATTTTCTGGTCTGTCTACATCG ATGGAGACCAGTGTGCTGAAAACCCCTGCATGAATGGAGCCATGTGCTCAGACAGTGTTGGAGGCTATGACTGCGTCTGCAAGTCGGGTTTCACGGGAGTCCACTGTGAAAAAG ATGAGACTCTTTGCACGCTGGAAAAGGACAAGGGCTGCTCACAGTTTTGCAAACCGGGCTACACGTCCTACGAGTGTTCTTGTGCCCGAGGCTGGAGGGTCAAAGACAAGGTCAAGTGTGAAGCTGCAG TCAGATACCCGTGTGGTCAGGTGAACAATCTGTCTCAGTGGAAGAACAGACAGTCAAGTCTTTCTACCAATAACTTTGATGGACTTCCTTGTACGCCATCTGAGTGTCCTTGGCAG GCTCTCTTAAAGAGTTCAGAGTCTGATGGCTTCTGTAGTGGAGTCATTCTGAAGGAGAACCTCGTTTTGACGTCAGCTCAGTGCGCCAACAAATACAGCAGCTTCCAGGTTGCAGTTG GAAAGCGCAGCACCAACTTTGAAGACGGAGAGCAGACGCTGTATGTGAAGCTAACTCACGTCCATCCTCGTTATATGAGCGACCGTCCTGAAAATGACCTGGCTGTGATCGAGCTCCGCGACCGCATAACCTTTAAGTCAGATGTCGTTGCGGCCTGCCTGCCAGAGAAAGACTTCGCAGAGAGCATCTTAATGTCTGGAGATTTGCCGGCTGTTGTCACCGGCTGGAAGGAATCCACACAGATGTCCAATTTCCAGGGCCGGCTCACTATTAACCAGCTGGTGTACAATAAGCTGCCTCAATGCGTGGAAACTTACCCCAACCTGATGACCAATAAAATGGGCTGCACTGCTGCCCGGGCCAATGCTGACTGCAACATGAGCTCGGGCAGCCCCTTGCTCACAATGTACAGGGATGTGTTGTTTCTCACTGGGGTGGTGAGTCAACCAGAAGGGGCTGACTGCACTAAAGGCTACATCTTCCAAAAAGTGTCCCGCCACCTCAGCTGGCTGCAGAAGTTGATGGGTTCACGTTAG